Part of the Lotus japonicus ecotype B-129 chromosome 6, LjGifu_v1.2 genome, tttgctTACAGTGCTGatgttgtacatatttgcctgcgggcgtactactttggagtcactgcggcttcgcgtgacatggagtgcagctgaggctgtacagatgtatatattgtatatcggttagttagtagttgggttttgtctttacttctttaacgctttgatttaaaggaatcaatcgaaagaAACGGAAAAaaatttacctgttttccgtagaaagtttatttttggttactaaagtgacacctggaaatcggggtgttacattagccTTAGCCTCGGCCTCGGCTTTCACCTTGGCCTTAGTCTCGGCCTTGGCCTTAGCCTCGACCTCGGCCTTAGGCTTAGCCTCAGCCTCAACCTTAGCTTCATCTGAAGCCTTATCCCTCGCCAGCAATTCACCCTTCAAAAAATCAAGCTCTTTGTTGGTGGCGGCAAGGGCTTCTTCCTTGGCGGTCACAATTTCGGCCCGAGCGGCGAGCTCTCCTTCTAGCTCTTCAATCCTCAACTCGCGGTTACCCACGTTGATCCTGACCCGGCCTAACTCGGCACCAACCTTGTTCATCTTGGTCTCCTGGGCCGCCAACGTGGCCACAAGCTTGTCTCGATACTCATAAGCCTTCTGGTTAGCGGTGCGGAGCTCTTCAACCTCCATTTGAAGTTGGTCGATCTCAGCAGCGGAGGACTCAGAGTTCTGGGTTGTCCGAGCAAGCAAGCAACCAGCACTAAGTAGGCTCGGCAAGGCCTCTTGGGCCAAGTGTTTGGATCCCCTGGTCTCCCCTTCCCTCAGTTTCTCAAAGAAGGGGTGAGAAATTAGGAAGGTGGCGGGATCCTCAAGGCGGTCACGCGGTGGACCTTCTTTTTCCCCTCCCGGAAATGAAGTTTGGTCCTCCACCTTACCCGGGCTCGTCGGGCAAGTAGGTGAAGTCGGTGGAGCTCCTAACTCGCCCTGTTGGGTAGAAGACTCCTCATTCTGTGCAAGTGTGGAGGCGGCGGCGGCGTTTTCAGGGGCGGACTGGGTAGTTGTCTCGCCCTCCAGGCCCGCCAAGGTGGAGCTCTCAACTCGCGCGGGAGTTTGTGTGGCCTGCCTTTTGGGCGGGGGCTGGGAATCCCCGCCATCAGCATCCGCCATGGGTAGCTTCTCTTCCCCCCTTCAGCGTTAAGCATTGGCGAGGCTTAGGTGGCCCTCCTGGCAACAAGGACAGTGAATAGCTCGGCGTTGGAGAAATTCATGCTTCCTAACAAAATAAAATGGAGATACGAATTAGTAAAAATTGTAAAGAAAGTGCACAAGTTTTTCAATTATGAGCAATCATAAGAAATAATATGCAACGGATGGTGAGTGGGCAAACACTTAGATACTGGCTAAGGGTGGAGGTTTTGTGCAATCAAGGACGGGGAGCTTAGTGAAGAGACCAATGATGGCCTTGTCATCCTCAGACAAAGATCTTTCAGGCAGGTCGGGAATGCCACGGGCTTCTCGGTCCTATAGAAAGGAAAAAGGGGTGTTCCATCCCAATGAGTGAAGACTTCTGGATAAGCGGGATGGACAATCACGCGGAAATACTGACGAGCAAAGCTCGTCTTAGGATTGCTCTTGTAGGGGTTGAGGCATTTGCGCAGGGGCAAGATTTCAAGGAGACCCAGCCGCGGGATCGGAAGGACTTGGAATCAATGTCATAGAAGTGGAATAAATGGTCAGGTGACGGCTCGAGTTGGATCGCGTTGCAGAGCATCTCTAAACACTGCATGAAGGCCCAAGCGTTGGGATGTAGCTGGCAAGGGGCtataagaccaagatttggttctgTGTACATCTCTAgattttgatgataacaagtatatattttgagtatgaataactttggtactctaacatttGTCCGTGGTATATTTGACAAACAGGTCCTAATTCTGATTGAACATGGTATTCATcagaagtcaaagaccaaaGTATTGACCAAAAACTGCTTTTGCACTCACTACGTTCTGATGAACGGTAGTTTattgcttcagatgttctgaagataaAAGCTCTGAGGTGGGTTCTGAAGAATCAAGtgctgaagactctgaagaccagaagttttgagtgaacggtcaaagactctgaagacttgaagattctgaagacccaaagaaagctggctctaaagaccaagtgcttcttttctgaagaccagaagttctgaagtgaacggtccagatgttgaagacttgaagttaTGAAGATCCAAGCATCCTCGTAACTCTGATCAAAAGCTTCACAAGTTTACATTTGAAGcgcctctgaagatcagaagtcaacagtAAAGGACAAAGGGTCTCTATCACATAGTACAATCgcaatgtactatcctgaccaCCCCCTTACGAAGACCAGCCATTGTACGATTTGGAAATTTcagattgaaggtatgaaaaacgatagaaaggggggtttgaatagcgttttcaactaaaaacttttccctcttgagatttagacaaatctctcgaacaaacaacacaaggtgcaaagataagagatgaggagaatcacacaagtattttatcctggttcacttgataatcattcaagctagtccagtccacccgttaaggtgatttcttccttcttagaatgaaggcaatcaactattcaatgtttgttacaactgcactagcaacctgctcagtgactaacaatacaatgaactagcaaacactaagattcactctctttgtCTTCTCAAGGTgctgaccaaacttggtcccttaaggaaaacaaactaactgtttgaaggttttgggtttacaatgaatgcttctaagaaagctaaggtaaacacagtaagaacgattgaagaaagattgcaaagagaatatttgaatggTTGCTTGAGattgcacaaagtttcttagcgtcttcttccaactttagcctctatttatactccaaggattagggttgtatccattgcatggaatgctaccgttggaggacaGATCTataacttccagattctgctgtggctgaacatcttaggtaaggccATCAGGATaatacaattgcttttgtacttggatagcgacgtgagccttatcctaaTTGACTTCTGATTAGGCGACGCTTcttgttggaacttgtgaagcttggtgatcagagtcagagggaagcttggatcctctgaccttcgtatcttctgcttctggacatcggagttggaagtacttggtcttcagagccagcttactcttggacttcagaatcttcagttttcagcttctggaccttaagaacttctggaccttcagagcctctggaccttcagagcctctggacctttagagcttctggtgttcagaactttaagtgatctgaatccatatcagagtttatcatcttcagaacttctgaagcatatactactgttcaaatAGAACATAGTGAGTTCGAAAGCGTTGTgttggttactctttgggctAAATACTTCTGATGattgtgagtattgaccagagtcagagcctgtcatttaaacactcagaaaacaatgttagagtaccataattgttcatacacaatagttaacatgtaatcataaaaacatagagttgtactacatgaccaaatcttggtcttacaatctccccctttttgatgatgacaaaaccaagtattttgatgaacaattcttaaacaataaactgaatacactcagaatTTAGGGTATCAGAGGTAAACTTATCCTAAGATgcatggtttattttgctcgtcctgaatccaagtcacagcttgattctgagtttagctccccctgaatcttaGACTAAATAAAACATTAGtagtatctagattctgagctaaagtTAAAGTGACCATTTGATATATCAGTcagattcatatatatataggattaTCAGAGCGCATGAATAATCAGAGTCAAAGCAAGGAAAAAATATCAGAGACAACTGATTTAATCATacgattgaaggtatgaaaaacggtagaaaggggggggggtttgaataacgttttcaagataaaacttccaccttaaagattttataaaatctttcgagaactaagtgctaaagataagagatagaaaagcacacaaggatttttatcctggttcacttgataaatccctcaagctaatccagtccacccgttaaggtgatttcttccttcttagaatgaaggcaatccactaatcaggtaagtgttacaactgcacttgaaacctacaagtgactaacagttacactgacttagctcacactaagattcactctcttagtcttctctaggatccgatcaacgttgatctcctaaaggtaactaaacaaactgttttagaagaatgtttacaaaggatttgcttctgaaaagctaatagtaaacacaatgaattcagatgaaagaatgcttagaaggtttttgaatatagcttgcgcgtgtgtaattcttccaaccgcatctttcaaacttcagcctctatttatactccaaggattagggtttgaacgctgcatggaaatgccaccgttggagggcagtgtaagacccaagtttttaagcttatgctaagtgaataaagtcttattcacgattagggttgatgtatcgtgaaaagaaacctgaactagagtttaccaaatgaaacaaatatatgaaggagaaagttcagggaaagtctgaggattgtatcgaagtcgatttaagttatagcacgactaatattcgctttaaaaacctaagacaagaatcttaggaaataacactatgttccacccttggaacactgtaggaatttagtccaaaaatcttcagagaaatgttagaacttctcttattccatatataacaatcgttttgaggcgaaactctaggatctacgaacgtccgattccaatcatcggaagtttgccgaaaccaaaaccctggtatttcaaaaccctagaatcaaccgacaatgaagactttttctatccggaacaccaaatgaagattctacacgcgtacacccatttctcttgatgatttcaatctttcttcagaaggaagttttccattccgacattcgatgcaaaaagcaacttatcgggtaaaatagttttacaccgactatgctttagttgccaaaaatataaggagacctcattttagttttggaattctttcgccaaaacctatcttagaattcacggagaatgacgccggaaaaatcagattcgcgaaactttcattttcccgcgaatttccatcttctatatatagcaaacaagtgagaaaaaaacacaaaactcctccattttctctcctcaaggccgcgagttcatccaaggaagaaggaagaagaattttcttcattacttgcttgatcgttgatccgttagttgctgcttcaaggtttcgaggtatagtcgctaatccttacctctgatcgctttttccatagcttttcggtagacttttctgagcccatagtttatgagtttttgcaaaactatcctgaatctttcatttctgattctaaacctcttccttatgtgcccaagatcacttctgccgggttagattttccgttatgtcgccggaattccgccggaatcaattttagcctaaaatacccatttttggagtttttggagtaaagcttcaacctttaggctgaaaactatcgccttagcttagtgctagtaggattagttgtcataaacgccgttggtgacgtccctgcaaaatttggtttttgggatttcagttttgaaaatcctaagttaaaaatcatgaccaaaatacccctgcgacagtttttgatccgataatttttccgagttcagaatacccttagttacggctaatgatagcataagaaccaagtttgatcgaagaaaaatcgagtctcctaattacctaaagtggccgagcctatagggggaggaggaggaaaatttccttttccgaaaacttgtctttcgccctagattatcgtaccttagagtatagattacttcgagtaaccttagtaagtatcgataacttagttttcgatagattttgattgatttctgtggttttgttctaaaggtgcttttgaagagtttcccgaggaacaaggctttacttgcgaggaagcgttagacgatcattctggagaacctacaggtgagggcatctcactgaatctctagttaatgcttagggtcgatgctttcgacattgatttactgtttatgcacttgtttgtgtttgattggaaaaatgttttctgaggcttcggctgacaatgtagatgatgcatctactactatgtttttgatgattgacttacatgctatgtgctaagtgggtaccttaggatgtgtggtgcatgcttatatgctaagtgctatgtggttattgcttaatatgttgatatatgacatgttgattgattgtgctgagttatttatgcttttgcaatgaaatctgagtttctgaatggtgagaatagcgggcaggtcatgccgattttattttgagagttttgagaaagcttgataggacgaatgagattcgggccttgttatgatgtttatggatcgagacattctctggagtcatttggggatttggagatcccgagaacttataggatttgcgataagactaaaaggatagtattttgcaaagaaaactcataagacattaaacaacctctaaatctttaattaatgataataaactcgaaaggaaggcgtggaagtcaaatcttagttttggaaaacgagaagtgtcgtcggatcccagtgttgagaaagttgagaggcttcgagtatgtagatgttgtggtgctgttggagcagcgtttgttattgtgctgttggagcagctatgttgttgggctatcctggggataagtccggggaattgatagttcccgagtatgttgatactcttgctcgttgagcagttgtgaccatcggattgagatgagtcggatgatttggagatcatcatgagagaatgtgtgttgtggaaagaagtgtcttttgtcgcagaatcgactttaccttagggtaagcttttagagactttaatttagctagaacacgtggcgacgtgtcgagtgagattcggagacgttgtttgactagtcatcctgcattcatgcaacattaat contains:
- the LOC130725134 gene encoding uncharacterized protein LOC130725134, which translates into the protein MADADGGDSQPPPKRQATQTPARVESSTLAGLEGETTTQSAPENAAAASTLAQNEESSTQQGELGAPPTSPTCPTSPGKVEDQTSFPGGEKEGPPRDRLEDPATFLISHPFFEKLREGETRGSKHLAQEALPSLLSAGCLLARTTQNSESSAAEIDQLQMEVEELRTANQKAYEYRDKLVATLAAQETKMNKVGAELGRVRINVGNRELRIEELEGELAARAEIVTAKEEALAATNKELDFLKGELLARDKASDEAKVEAEAKPKAEVEAKAKAETKAKVKAEAEAKANV